ACGGCGGGCGATCGTGGGAGCTGCTCAGCTCGGGCCTGCCTGCCGCCACCTGGATCAGCCGTGGCGGCGCGGACGACCAGGTCGTGGTGGCGTCCGGGCCGACGGGGGCCTCGATGTCGCCCGACGGTGGGGCCACGTGGGCCCCCCTCGACATCCCGGAGGGTGTCACCCTCGTCGAGGCCGTTCCTGGCGTGTCCGACCTCCTCTACGCCGGCCGCCACGACGGTTCCGCAGTCGATGTGCTGGTCAGTCGCGACGGTGGGACCACCTGGACCGAAGCCAGGGCTTGACGGTCTTCCGGGCAATGTCCACGTGATCCGGTGGGTCAATGCCGGGACGGGTGGGTGCCGGCTTCGATGACGAGCTCGATCGCCTCGGTGACCCGGCCCGGTTCGTGGAGGATCAGGTGGTGACCTCCGTCCGGGATCGCTCGCAGGACCTCGGGCCCGGCACCGGCGCAGTCGAGCGCGCTGCGAATGTGGTCGATGGGGGCGACGGGATCGTCGGTGCCAGCGACCACCACCAGGGGGATGGCGAGCGCGCCGAGGTCGTCGTCGATCCGATGGTCGATGACGACCCGTTGGAGGGTGCGGGAGTACGACGGCCAGGTGTGGAGGACGCCGTCCACGGCAACGTGGGTGGGCAGGTCGGGTCGGATGAGCGGCGCGGCTGCGGCCGCGAACGGTCGGAGCATGCACATGACCTGGCACATCGCCACGGCCGCGGGCCGCTCGTGGGCCACGAGACGGGCGAGGGTCCCGAGCTCGCTGATCTGGTCACGGGCGGTCTCGGCGTCGGGGTGGGCAGGAGGTGCGATGAGGACCAGCCCGGCCACCCGACTCGGATGGCGTGCCGCCACGCGCAGAGCGACAGATGCGCCCACCGAGTGGGCCACCACGATGCTGCCGTCGGGGACGTGGCGGGCCAGAGCAGCGCAATGGCAGTCGACGTCGTAGCTGGCCCGGCGGGGCTTGGCCGAGCGCCCGAACCCGAGGAGGTGGACGCTGACGGTGCGCCGGTCGTCGAGCCGGGCCACGACTGCCTCCCAGTAGCGACCCGACGCGCCCAGTCCGTGGACGAAGACCACCGCCGGATCTCGGCCATCGGTCTGCTCGAGGTGCAGGGGTCCGTTGGTGGGGAGGCGTCGGAGGGCGAGGAGGTACAGCGAGACCGAGGCCGCCGCGGCCGTGAGGACCGCGACGGCGACGCCCGCATGCGTGGGGTGGAAGGCGCCCGCCTTCCCCCCACCTGTCACGACCTGGCCCACGAGGTCGAGGGCCAGCACCACCAGCAGGGCCCCCGAGCCCCACAGGACCGGGTGTGGCAGCGGCCGTCCGGCGCGCGAGACGTAGAGGGTGCCGAGCGCGAACACGATGGTCGTCGCAGAGCCGAGGTGCACCGGCCATCCCACGGCGGCGTCGTGGTCCCCGGCGATGCGCCACAGGACGACATCTGCGATCACCACCACTGCGGTCAGGGCTGACGCCGTCAGCCCGGGCCCCGATCGAGTCGCACCATGCTTGTCGGACACCTGCGCAGTCAACCGCCGCCGACCTCCGATACCCACCCCCGGTGGGTAGGGTGTCTCCCATGAAGCCACAGCACCAGGCCACCGTCCTCCGCCGGCTGAAGAACGCCAGGGGCCACCTCGATGGGGTGATCCGCATGGTGGAGGACGAGGTGTACTGCCCGGAGGTGATGAAGCAGCTCTCCGCCGTGCAGGGCGCGGTCCAGGGCGCGAACCGGTTGATGCTGCGCAACCACCTCGAGACCTGCGTCGCCGAGGCCATGGCCGCCGGGCGCACGGCCGAGATCGTCGACGAGCTGATGGAAGCGTTGCGCTTCGACCCCGGGCCGCCCGCCGTGGGGCTCGAAGCGGCCCCTGACGTCGAGGGCGGGGTGCCGGCGTGACCGCGACGCAACGATCTGCCACCGGCGACACGTCGGAGTCCGTCCTCGACCTCGGGGTGGAGGGCATGACCTGTGGGTCCTGCGCAGCCCGGGTGGAGAAGGTGCTGGGCCGCGAAGAGGGCGTCCGAGAGGCGAGCGTGAACTACGCCACCGGCAAGGCCCACATCGCCTTCGACCCGGCGCGCACCGATCTCGAGGGGCTGACCGCGGCGGTCGACAGGATCGGCTACGCCCTCTCCGCCCCTGAGCAGCCCGACGTCCACGCCGAGGAGGAGGCAGCCGCCCAGGCCGGGTGGCGCCGACGGGTCCTGGTGGCCTGGCCTCTCGGGCTGGCCGTGCTGGTGCTGTCGCTGACGGCGATGGACCAGGAGTGGGCCCGATGGACGATCTTCGCTCTGGCTCTGCCCGTGCAGGTCTGGGTGGCCTGGCCGTTCCTGGCCACGGCGGTGGAGCGGGCCCGGTCTCGCACCGCCAACATGGACACCCTCATCGCCATGGGGACCCTGGCGGCGTTCGGGTTCTCGACGGTGCGGTTGTTCACGGGAGGTGCCCTGTACTTCGACACCGCAGCCCTGATCGTCGCCTTCTTGGTCCTCGGCCGCTACTTCGAGGCCCGGGCCAAGCAGCGGGCCTCGGGTGCGATCCGCGCCCTGCTGGAGCTGGGCGCCAAGGAGGCCACGGTGGTCGTCGACGGGGAGGAGCGCACCGTGGCCGTCGACTCGGTGCGCGTCGGTGACCTGCTTCGGGTGCGACCAGGGGAGAAGGTCCCCGTTGACGGCGAGGTCACCGAGGGGGCGTCGGCGGTGGACGAGTCGATGCTGACCGGCGAGTCGGTCCCGGTCGACAAGGGCCCCGGGGACCGCGTTGCCGGCGCCACGGTCAACGCCCAGGGGGCCCTGACGGTGCGGGCCACGGCGGTGGGATCGGACACCGCCCTGGCCCAGATGGTCCGCCT
Above is a window of Iamia majanohamensis DNA encoding:
- a CDS encoding metal-sensitive transcriptional regulator, producing the protein MKPQHQATVLRRLKNARGHLDGVIRMVEDEVYCPEVMKQLSAVQGAVQGANRLMLRNHLETCVAEAMAAGRTAEIVDELMEALRFDPGPPAVGLEAAPDVEGGVPA
- a CDS encoding alpha/beta fold hydrolase — protein: MIADVVLWRIAGDHDAAVGWPVHLGSATTIVFALGTLYVSRAGRPLPHPVLWGSGALLVVLALDLVGQVVTGGGKAGAFHPTHAGVAVAVLTAAAASVSLYLLALRRLPTNGPLHLEQTDGRDPAVVFVHGLGASGRYWEAVVARLDDRRTVSVHLLGFGRSAKPRRASYDVDCHCAALARHVPDGSIVVAHSVGASVALRVAARHPSRVAGLVLIAPPAHPDAETARDQISELGTLARLVAHERPAAVAMCQVMCMLRPFAAAAAPLIRPDLPTHVAVDGVLHTWPSYSRTLQRVVIDHRIDDDLGALAIPLVVVAGTDDPVAPIDHIRSALDCAGAGPEVLRAIPDGGHHLILHEPGRVTEAIELVIEAGTHPSRH